The genomic segment AAGGTAATGGTGGTCGATGTCGGCGAGGTAGAGATTGAACGTCCCCAAAAAAACAGAAACGCTACTACAGCGGTAAGCAGCGTTGCCATACGCTAAAAGCACAGTTGGTAGTGGAGTTTGAAAGCGAACAAATCATTTGTACGGCTGTCGATACGGGTAGAACCCATGACTTCAAGCTGCTCAAGCGCAGTCGCTTGCCGTTTGTCTCATCCCAGTTGTGTTTAGCTGACCGAGGATACCAAGGATTTGCCAGACGTCATGCTGGCGCTTGTACCCCCGCCAAGAAGCGACGCCAGCAACCTTTAGTTGAAGAGGAAAAGCAGCATAATCGGGCTTTAGCTCGGCTACGAGTCAAAGTGGAGCATGTGATTCGTCGCTTCAAGATATTCCGCATTTTCTCAGGTCGGTATCGCAACCGCAGAAAACGGTTTGGCCTGCGCTTAAACCTAATTGCTGGGCTACTCAACTATGAACTGGCACACCCTTCATGATTCATGCAGGAGGTCTATTCTTCCACTCGCATCCGAGGCGGTTTGATATGGAATCTTTTGCTGATAAGTGATCGCTTATCTAAGGTAGAGGTTTGTTGCTGTCTGTAAGTCTTCCATTACTTTTGGATAGTTTCCCAAAA from the Coleofasciculus sp. FACHB-T130 genome contains:
- a CDS encoding IS5 family transposase (programmed frameshift), producing MQYRELEHLSKTEFKRWCGVSRATFREMVEVVRPHLDRQGRRGGQAKLSVEDHVLVALAYWREYRSQFHIGVSWGLHETTVGRIVRKVEDLLVKSGKFRLPSQRQLYQPGWEWKVMVVDVGEVEIERPPKKQKRYYSGKQRCHTLKAQLVVEFESEQIICTAVDTGRTHDFKLLKRSRLPFVSSQLCLADRGYQGFARRHAGACTPAKKRRQQPLVEEEKQHNRALARLRVKVEHVIRRFKIFRIFSGRYRNRRKRFGLRLNLIAGLLNYELAHPS